One Vitis riparia cultivar Riparia Gloire de Montpellier isolate 1030 chromosome 4, EGFV_Vit.rip_1.0, whole genome shotgun sequence genomic window carries:
- the LOC117913703 gene encoding uncharacterized protein LOC117913703: MAVINYSLSITFQYFLALSFLLSICSLAPASSVSVHDALRHNGLPIGLLPTNVLNFSLDATSGRFELLLRCACNAKFENQLHYDYNVTGTLSYGQIGGMSGVSAQELFLWFPVKGIRVDIPSSGLIYFDVGVIYKQFSLSLFESPPDCTEVTDSPPQLVFRDGRIVNSELSQSRPGKLGYEAKPGNALRAVS, encoded by the exons ATGGCTGTCATCAACTACTCACTTTCCATCACTTTCCAGTATTTTCTCGCCCTCTCTTTCCTCCTTTCAATCTGCTCCTTGGCTCCGGCATCCTCCGTCTCCGTCCACGATGCCCTCCGCCACAATGGCCTCCCCATCGGGCTGCTCCCCACCAATGTCCTCAATTTCTCCCTTGACGCCACCTCCGGTCGGTTCGAGCTTCTCCTCCGCTGCGCTTGCAATGCCAAGTTCGAGAACCAGCTCCACTACGACTACAACGTCACCGGCACTCTCTCCTACGGCCAGATCGGGGGCATGTCCGGCGTGTCGGCGCAGGAGTTGTTTTTGTGGTTTCCAGTGAAGGGGATTCGAGTTGATATTCCGAGTTCGGGGTTGATTTATTTTGACGTTGGCGTAATTTACAAgcaattttctctttctctgtTTGAGTCTCCGCCAGATTGCACTGAGGTCACGGATTCGCCGCCCCAGCTCGTGTTCAGAGACGGCAGAATTGTGAATTCGGAGCTTTCTCAG AGTCGACCCGGAAAGCTTGGATATGAAGCCAAACCAGGAAATGCATTGAGGGCTGTTTCATAG